Proteins encoded within one genomic window of Vulgatibacter sp.:
- a CDS encoding SDR family oxidoreductase — MKRVLILGATSAIAEETARLFASKGDRICLVGRRPERLAEIAADLRVRGAPQVETLVSDLNETERHGALIDGAAEALGGLDTALLAHGTLGDQAASQADWTVAASEIHTNFLSAASLLTLLANRFEAQRHGAVAVISSVAGDRGRQSNYVYGAAKAGLTTFTDGVRNRLAPLGITVVTVKPGFVDTPMTAHLPKGPLFVKPDVVARSIHRALAKGGNVLYTPWFWRFIMAIIKAVPEAIFKKLKL; from the coding sequence ATGAAACGAGTCCTGATCCTCGGCGCCACCTCGGCGATCGCAGAGGAGACCGCGCGCCTCTTCGCCTCGAAGGGCGACCGCATCTGCCTGGTCGGCCGCAGGCCCGAGCGCCTCGCGGAGATCGCCGCCGACCTGCGGGTCCGCGGCGCGCCGCAGGTGGAGACGCTGGTCTCCGACCTGAACGAGACCGAGCGCCACGGTGCGCTGATCGACGGCGCTGCGGAGGCCCTCGGCGGCCTCGACACCGCCCTCCTCGCCCACGGCACCCTGGGCGACCAGGCCGCGAGCCAGGCGGACTGGACGGTCGCCGCCAGTGAGATCCACACCAATTTCCTCAGCGCCGCCTCGCTGCTCACCCTGCTCGCCAACCGCTTCGAGGCGCAGCGGCACGGCGCCGTCGCGGTGATCTCCTCGGTGGCCGGCGATCGCGGCAGGCAGAGCAACTACGTCTACGGCGCAGCGAAGGCGGGGCTCACCACCTTCACCGACGGCGTCCGCAACCGCCTCGCGCCCCTCGGCATCACCGTGGTCACGGTGAAGCCCGGCTTCGTCGACACGCCGATGACCGCCCACCTGCCCAAGGGCCCGCTCTTCGTGAAGCCGGACGTGGTGGCCCGCAGCATCCACCGCGCGCTGGCGAAGGGCGGCAACGTGCTCTACACGCCGTGGTTCTGGCGCTTCATCATGGCGATCATCAAGGCCGTGCCCGAGGCGATCTTCAAGAAGCTCAAGCTCTGA